A stretch of the Larimichthys crocea isolate SSNF chromosome IX, L_crocea_2.0, whole genome shotgun sequence genome encodes the following:
- the mlana gene encoding melanoma antigen recognized by T-cells 1 → MPCNRTSGMPRGDFNIYFASSRRGNVRAEEAVGIVLLVVILAALFILGCWYFKKRSGYKIIRSPRSGSPSYTGGQYSEAGPSSENKMALTDFGSFQPAVANAPPAYEKISSGPLPPPYSP, encoded by the exons ATGCCTTGTAATCGTACATCCGGGATGCCTCGTGGAGActtcaacatttattttgccAGCAGCAGACGAGGAAATGTCAGAGCTGAGga GGCCGTGGGCATAGTGCTGCTGGTCGTCATCCTGGCAGCTCTCTTCATCCTGGGCTGCTGGTACTTCAAGAAGAGGAGTGGCTACAAAATAATCAGG agccCCAGATCAGGGTCACCAAGTTACACAGGAGGCCAGTACTCAGAGGCAGGACCTTCATCAGAAAACAAGATGGCTCTCACTGATTTTGGCAGCTTCCAACCTGCG GTTGCCAATGCTCCTCCAGCCTACGAAAAGATTTCCTCTGGGCCGCTACCTCCTCCCTATTCCCCCTGA